The Cyclobacterium amurskyense genome contains the following window.
CGTTTTCTATGTCAGTGAGTACGATGATTCGCTCTTTCTCCATTGTGTTTTGTGCATTTAGATCAATGCTTCCTAAAAGGATTAGGCCAAGGAGGAAAAATTTGAATGAATAATTTTTCATGAGATGAGCCGTTTTGGTTGGTAATAATTTATACATGATTAATAGGTTTAAAACAATTTGAAAGCTCCTGAAAAGGAGGCAGTATTTACTCTTTTGCTTTTAAGACCAGAATGGCATCTTCCCATGCCGATGGAGGAGTTATTTTACGTAGCTCACCAGGTTTGAACGCTTCTGCTTTGGCTTCCCGGCCTTCATTTGGATCAAACCATTTGGCTTCTGCTGATTTTGAAAGTATATTTTTAACAGTGGCCTGGGATATATTGGAAAAATACACCAATAGCATTTCACCATTGTCCAGTTTTACAGCTGTTTTCAGGCTTTCTCCTTCACTTTCTGAGCCCCGCAAAATACTTTGATCGGGTATCCATTCTGCCCATTGATGGTCGATAAGAAATTTTTTGGCAAGTTGGGCAAACTGCACAGCACCAGGAAAATCCAGGGCTTGTTGCCAGGTGTACCCACAGCTGTAACTTCCTCTATTGCCTCGCATGGGCCAAATCGGACCTGCGCCATAAGTGTGTCCGGCCCCTCCTGCAAAAAAGGTATGGTAGACCTGGCGCCGTAAACGAACAGGAGTAATCCATCCGCAGTCATGCCCGTAGGCGCCAAACTCATAGGATCCCTCTAAGAATAAACTCGGTTTTTTGGGATTATCCAAATTGTATTCCCTCAACATGCTTGAATACACTTTTTCAACTTCCTTCCATACTTCCACCCCATTTGCGGTCAGCCAGGCATCCTCGTGAAACCAATTTGAGGAATTTATAGTGGCATCCCCATCCGGGTGATAGGTGATAAAAACTTTTTTCCAGGCAGGATTTGGTTCATTCCATTTTGGCGATTGTCCAGTAACGCCATAAACAATCCCTTCAGCCATGGCCCTGAAAATGGACCGTGAATCAAAGGTTTTCTCACCTTCCTTGTACAAGCCTTTTGCATCTCCACCCAATACCCAAAGAATATGGGGTTCATTTTGGTACCTCTTGCCAAGAAATGAACCGTAGTCTTTGGCTTCCTGTATAGTAAATTCGGTATGCGCCCCACCAAATTGACTTGAAATATATGCCCTGCCCCAATTCGGAAGTAGAGCCAGGTACATATTCCGTTTCTTTACAGCCTGAATAATGTAATCCGCATGGTCCCAATAATCATTGGGCGCCTCAGTACTTCCTCCCGCTACGATTAATGGTTCGGATGTATTTGGCGCATCCTCACCCCCGGTAAATGGCCTGTGACCATAGGCATTGGCAGCATTGTGTGGACCACTATCGATTCCTCCTCCATGGGGATACCAAAAGGCTACGGTCTGTATGACATTGAAGCCGGTTTTCTGTCTATGGTCAAGGTACATGTCTACTTCCTCTCTGGTAAGTTGCTGAAACAAGCCCCAGCCCGTATCGGCAATCCATAGAAAGGGAGTGCCATCTTCATGGGCGATATAGTGTCCATTTGATGCTACCTCAAGTGGTCCATGTGATTCCCATGGGGCCTGCGCAAAAACATTGACTGAAATCAACAGTAAAAAGAGGGCATAGCCTAAATGTTTGATCGGGATCATTACTTTTGGGTTTAAGTGGAATAAATGACAAAGTATTGAAAAGACCGACCCTTTAGCAATAGCTAATTTTAGGCACGGTCTAAAGAGTATCATTTTACAGTGATGATTATCCTTCGGTACCTAGTTAATTTTGGTGTTCCGTTATCACTTACTTCACAGACAATATGGATGGTTTGCCCTTTGGAAGCATTTTCAGGAATGGTAAAAGTAGTCTTCTCACTTTCAGAATTTCTAATAGCAATACTTTCAGGATAAGTGCTTGCCTCTTGATGTTTCCACCACTTAAAGTTCAATTGATCTTTATCGGGATCCGTTGATAGGGAAGCATCAAGCTTGACTTTTGCCCCTGCTTTCAGACTAAGATCGTCCTTATGTTTAAGTATTACCTCAGGTTCATGGTTGGCTTCTTCATAAGATTTCACAGCCCAGTCTGCCCTAGCTGCAAAATCATTTTGCATGGCATCTGACCAACGCCACATGGGTTTGAAATATTCATGCCGCTGTGCAGGTGTAGCTTTGCTTCCTTCACGCAAACTTTGTCTGCCCCAGCCATTGCTGCCATACCACCTGCCTTCAGGGTATTGATAACCTGATACAGGTACAGGATCAAGCCAGGTGTTCTCACGTACTTTGACAAACCTTCCTCCCCAGCCACCATATCCAGGCGATTCCAAGCTTCGCAGTCCGGTGGGTATGGTATGTAAAAAGGCAGGAGAGTCGCCCTCAGAACGGAAATCACCATTTTCCATAGCCGGATAAAGCGCTGCCAATGCGCCGTGGTTTTCAAGAATATTGGCTTTCATCCATGGTCCTTCAAAATAGGGCAGCATTTCTTTGGGCTGAACCTTGGCCCATCGGTAAGCTATGGCTTCAAACTGATCAGAGATGATGGTTGGAATATTGTATTTACCCCAATGCGGTCGAATGTATTCCTGAAAAGTAATATCTTGTTCCCATATCAGGTAAAGGCGAATTTTATTGGCTACATATTTCATTTTTTCAGGGTGATTCTCCTCGATGGTTTTCAAGGCCCTGGCAATTGTATTTGTTCCTCCCCAGGCCTGAATCCAAATAGGTCGGTCATCTGTTTCGTCCAATAAAACCTTGACAATATGGCTTGAACCTGCTGTAACTTCGGTCATCTCACCTTCAGTTTTTACATTTCCCAATAGCGTGCGTTCGCGTAGAAAAGCTGCTGTGGGGAATTCAGGATCATGTTTTACAAGATTTGGGTAATCCTTTTCATAGGCATCCAGATAAGGTTCAATCCAATCGTCTCCGGGCCATTTATGACCATGCCAATGGTATTGAGAGCTGGAGGTGATGATTCCTTCCACATCCCATTCGTTGACGTAATAAAGAAAGCGAACAATAGAGCACTGATCGTCTATTTCTCCATCGCTGGTGACGATGACCCTTGTCTTTTCCACTGCCTTATTTTGAGCGATTAGGTTGCTGAAGCCTAATGCCAGCAAAGCCGTAATTGCCAGTTGTATTTTGAGTTTGTTTTTCATGGTATGTTTTCTTTGTGGAGGTGAAATTTATCCAATCACGTTTTTCCAACCTTTATAGGCCTGTTTTGCTTTGTACCTTCCATCTCCCGCCAAGGTGCTGTTGGCAGTCTGGTTAAATCCCTGGAGTTGCTCCAGACTTTTGTATATTTTTGATTGAAGTCCAGCCAAATAGGCAGCTCCTAAAGCGGAAACATCTGCAATGGCTATATTGGTGACTTTCCTTTCAAGCAGGTCTGCTAAGAATTGCAATACAAATTTATTTGCGGTAATCCCTCCGTCAATCTTGAGTTCAGAAAGTGGGGTGCCTGAATCTGCTTCCATGGCTGAAATCACATCTTTTATTTGATAGGGAACAGACTCTACCGCTGCCCGTATCACATGATTTTTGGTGGAGTCAAATGAAAGCCCTTCAATGGACGCTTTTCGCTTCATGTCCCAATGTGGTGCTCCTAATCCGGAGAAAGCAGGCACGATGTATACGCCACCATTGTCTGGCAAGGAATAGCATATTTCCTCTAAGTCTGCAGCATTTTCAAATAAACCGAGTTGGTTTTTAACCCATTCAATTGTGGCACCGGCTGAAACGATGATTCCTTCCAGTGCATAATCCACCCGATCTTCAGTGCTCCAGCAAATGGTGGTCACCATGCCATATTGAGAAGTTTTCGGTTTACTTCCTATGTTCATTAAAATAGAACTTCCAGTGCCAAGGGTTGCTTTTGCACTTCCTTGATCAAAACATCCTTCTCCAAAAGCCGCTGCATGGGAATCCCCAATCATGGCGGAAATACTGACAGAATGATCTATTAATCCTTCAAAGTTGGTGTCTCCAAAATGAAAGGAAGAAGGTTTTACTATTGGTAAATTCAGCTTTGACAAACCGAAATCCTCCAATAACTCTTTGTCCCAGCAAAGCTTGTTTAAATCAAAAAACAAGGTTCTGGAAGCATTGGTATAGTCCGTCAAATAGGATTGCCCCTTGGTTAATTTATAAAGCAACCAGGTATCAATGGTGCCAAAAAAAGCCTCTTCATTGTCTATTGCCTGTTTGATTTTAGGCTCGTTTTCATACAGCCAGATCACCTTTGTGCCAGAGAAATAGGGGTCAATGATTAATCCTGTTTTTTGATTGATTTTGGGTGCGAGCCCCTCGCTTTTCAGTCGTTCACAAACAGGGACAGATCGTTTACATTGCCAAACTACAGCATTGTAAAGTGCCTCACCTGCTTTGTTCCACAGGACAAAAGTTTCGCGTTGATTGGAAATGCCGCAGGCTTTGATTTTGCTCAAATCACCATTTTTAGCCTTAAATCCTTCCAGGCATTTGCCTATTGAGTTTAATATGTTTTGATAGATTTCTTCAGGCTCCTGCTCTACCCGGTTACCATCAAGGTAGTGGGTTTTTAGTGGTGCGGTCTCCTTGTGCAAAGCTTTACCTTGCTCATCAAAAACGATGGTTTTGGTACTGCTTGTTCCTTGATCTATGGCTAATATATAAGACATTTTTATTTTCGTAATTCGTTGTTATTAGGACTTAAGCAACGCTTGTTTATTCACTTTTCTGGTTGGACTTGTCAATGATTACCGCAAGGAGAATGACCAGCCCTTTAATTACTTGTTGCCAAAATGGGGAAACGCTCATAAGGATCAGCCCATTATTTAGGACTCCGATAATGATAGCACCTAACACAGTTCCCAGGATGGTTCCCCTTCCACCTGATAGGGAAGTTCCTCCAATCACCACTGCAGCGATGGCATCCAACTCATAACTGAAGCCGGCATTGGGTTGAGCAGAATCCAGACGAGCCGTTACCAAAATCCCACCTACTGCAGCAAGTATGCCGGCAAGGGCATATACCCACATTTTAACTTTTGCAATGGGTATTCCGGAGAGCAGTGAGGCATTTTCATTGCCACCTATGGCATAGATGTACCTGCCAAACCGGGTTTTTCCGGTTAGAACTATCGCTGTGACGACCACAATTCCTGATATCCAAACCGGCATGGGGATGCCCAAAAACCAACCTGTGCCTAAAAAACCAAAGGTCTCGCCCAAACCCGAAATCGGATGCCCCTTGGTCCAAAGCATGGTGAAACCACGTGCCATTGTAAGCATGGCCAGGGTAGCCACAAAGGGCGGCACTTTAAATTTGGTAATGGCATACCCATTGATAAATCCTAAGCCACCCCCAACAAGTAGACCGGCAAGTACAGCTCCTAAAACAGTAAAGCCTATGAATAAATTGATAGCAGGAATGCTGATTCCATTGCTAAGCAGGCCAGCCGTAACAGCCCCGCAAAAAGCCAGAATTGAACCTACAGAAAGATCAATTCCAGCAGTTAAAATCACCAGGGTCATGCCCACTGAAATGCAAACGTTTACTGAAATCTGACGCATGACATTCCAGAAATTGTCTGTAGTCATAAAGTTGTCTGTCATCAAAGCCAGGGCCAGGCATAAAATAAACAAGGCTATGAGAGACTGAAACTGAGCGATATTTAAATTTTTCTTTATAGAGATCATTGGTTCAGGTTTTCCGGTATGCAGGCATTCATAATATTGTTTTCTGTAGCATCTTCACTCGAGAATTGAGCGGAAATTTCCCCTTCAGCCATCACAAGTATCCTGTCAGAAATGGCTAGAATTTCTGGGATTTCTGAAGAGACTACGAGAATAGAGATGCCCGATTGGCTCAATTGGGATATCAATTCATAGATTTCATTTTTAGCATTGATATCAATGCCTCGGGTGGGCTCATCCAGCATAAGAACTTTTGGAGACCGGGCTATCCATTTGCCGAGAATAACCTTTTGTTGGTTTCCACCACTTAGGTTTTTAATAAGTTGTTCTTCACTGTGTACTTTTATCTTTAGTGAGGCTACATATTTGTCGTAAAGTTTTGTTTGCAAGGCAGTATTGAGGAATCCATAGCTGCTTACCTGCTCCATTACGGAAAGGCTTAGGTTTTTGCCTACAGACATATTGGGTACAATCCCGTCTTTTTTACGGTCTTCCGGCACCAGTGCCATACCTGCTTCAATGGCCATTATCGGGTTTTTGAAAAGCATTTCTTTTCCTTCCAATTCGATACTCCCGGTCATTCTGCGGTGGTGGAGGCCAAACAAGCTTTCGCAAAGTTCTGTCCTTCCGGCACCCATCAATCCATAAATTCCCAGTACTTCCCCATTGTGCAGGTCAAAATGAATATTGTTAAGCAAAGGTCGGCTGGGATTGTCAGGGTTTGTTAATTGCAAGTTTTTGACTTGTAAGACTTTTTCTTCAGAGGACTTTTTATTGGATTTTTTAATGACGTTTACTGAACGGCCAGCCATCATATTGATCAGCATGGGGCGGGAAATGGCTGAAACTTCACCTTGTCCAACGACTTTTCCGTCTCGTAAAACCACAAAATTGTCAGCCAAGGCAAACAACTCCTCCAGCTTATGTGAAATGTAGACAATGGCTTTTCCTTCTGCTTTTAACTTGTTAATTATTTCAAAAAGAACAGCCGTTTCACTTTCTCCTATTGCGGAGGTAGGTTCATCCATAAACACCACTGACGATTCAGTCAAAAGTGCCTTGGCAATTTCCACGATTTGTTGTTGGCCCACCCTCAGGGTGCTTACATTAGCGGTTGGTTCTACTTCCAGTTTTAGCCTTTCCAGAAGTTCTTTGGTTTTTCGGATCATTTTATCACGGTCCAAAAATCCAAAAGCATTGACCAATTCTCTACCCAGAAAAATATTTTGGGCTACAGTGAGGTAGGGGATAAGGTTTAATTCCTGATGGATAATGGATATGCCCATATCCTGGGCGTCTTTCGGTCTGGAGAATTTGATTTCCTGACCTTTAAATAAAATGTCCCCTTCGTAATCGGTGTGAATTCCCGACATGATCTTCAATAAAGTGGATTTTCCAGCACCATTTTCACCAATTAAGGCGGTGACTTTCCCTCCCTCGAGGCGCAAATCCACTTGGCTGAGAGCAGTAACCCCGGAGAACTTCTTGGTTATTTGTCGGACTTCAAGTAGCGCTGTCATGCTATTCTGTTATTTGAAGAGTAATAGGAATCACCTCAATCCGGCTAAGTTTTAGGTGCGCTTTATTGAGCTCAATCGCCCCCTCAAACCTTACCTTATCTCCTGTTTTTACTTTAGACCTGAATTCCGGGATAAGCTCCTTTCGAATTTTTTCATTGATGGATTCAGAGATGCTGTTAAAATCAGAGGAGTTGTCATAATCGTTTAACTTGACTAAACCTGAAGCGTCTCGGATGGCATTCCCATACACAAATTCCGTTTCCACTTCAATCACATGGCTTCCCACTTGCAGTAGGACATTGTTGTTATTGACGGCTGTAACCAGACCTTCTCCTTTGACTCTGAAATAGCCGATATTCCCAATGCCCAGTGCGTATCCGTAGGTTTCAAAAGCAGCAACCGTATTTTGTTCCAAGCTCTCTATTAAGAGCGCAATGTCTGGTGCATCTTTATAGACCATCCTTAATTCATTGCTCCAAATGCCATTTACATAGGCATTTGCATCAAAGCTTATTTCATTTCCATCTGCCAGTTTTTTATCCATTGGCTGAAAATAGACGGAATTATATCCCAATAGACCGATGACAAGTATTCCAATGCTGTATTTAATTGCTTTCCTGTTCATTTGCTTCCGTAGGCTTGGTAATCCTTCACATTTTCCTGGTTGACCATTTCTACGGTTACAGGTACCTTTTGGGCAAAATCCCGCTTTCCATCAAAATAGGATTGTGCGTATTCTGCTGCAGTTCTGGCGATCAATTTGGGAAATTGCATGCCTGTGGCCAGTATTTTCTTGTCTCTGATGGAGTTAATAACATCGCTTGCACCATCGAATCCAAAAACCATTACCTGATCTGCTTTGCCTGAAGAAACAAGTGCCTGATATGCTCCCATCGCCATGGCATCATTGCCACAAAATACCCCCTTGATGTCGGGGTGCACCTGTAGTATGGATTCCATAACTTCCATGGCTTTGTTTCTGTCGAAATCTGCATTTTGCTGGGCAACCATTTGAAGTTCGGGATAATTGTCGACCACAGAATGGAATCCTTTGGATCTGCTCCAGGTATTGTTGTCGCCAACTAAGCCTAGTATCTCAACATACTTGCCCTTTTTATTGAGCTTTTCAACGAAGTATTTCCCAATGGCTACGCAGCCGGCATAGCTGTCTGAAAGAATCTGACTTGTGGCTGCATCCGTTGCATTGATCTCTCGGTCCATGCAAAATACCGGCACCCCCTTTTCTTTGGCGATCCTTACATTGGCAATCGAGCCGTCTGCATCTGTAGGATTGAAAAGTATGGCATCATATCCTGAAGAAACAGCGTTTTCAAAATGATCTGTTTCTAGTGCGGTATTGTTTTGGGAATCAAAAATAGTGGCCTCAAATCCCAATTCAGTAGCACGATCTGCGGCTGTTTCTGCCAATACTACAAACCAGGGATTGTTAAGAGTGGACACAATTACGGCCACCTTTTTAGGTTGATTCAAGGCGCGTTCATCAGGTCCTCCGCAGCCATTTAAAATCAATGCTATTGCAAAAAAGCAAAGCATTTTTAAGGGGTTGAAATTGGTCATTTTGGGTTTGGGTGTTAATTTTTTAAAACTAATACTGCTTTCGCTACTATGCCATCACAGGAAATCCCGTAATGCTTAAAGATGTCATTTTGGGAACCGGTCACGGTGTACTCATCGGGAATGCCCATAATATGGAATGGGTTTCTCGCCCCTTGTTGAAAGAGGTAGGAAGCACAGGCTTCTCCTAATCCTCCGTTTACCATATGTTCTTCTACTGTAATTATTGGTTTCCCAGCTTTGGCTAAATCATCTAGAAGCTCTGTGTCCAAAGGTTTGATGGTATGCATGCTGATAACCTTGGTAGTGATTCCATGCTGCTGTTCCAAAACCTCGGCTGCCTGCCATGCGTGTTGGACGGTTTCCCCATTGGCAATGATGGTAAGGTCAGTTCCTTCACGGATTACTCTCCCCTTACCAAATTCGAATGTTTGGTTTTCTTCACTCAAGAAGGGTACGCTTTTTTTACCAAAGCGAAGGTAAATCGGTTGTTTAAGATTGGCGGCTAAACGCACCGCCTGTTCAGTTTCGAAGTTATCTGCAGGTACGACAATAGTGATATTGTTGATGGCCCGAAGCACGGCAAAGTCATGTAGGCTATGATGTGTGGTGCCTAATGCACCGTAGCTTACACCAGCACTTATTCCTACCAATTTCACGGGGTTATCCGAATAGGCCACATCGTTTTTGATTTGTTCAAGTGCTCTTGCTGTAAGGAAACAAGCGGGTGAAACAGCAAATGGTTTCTTTCCTGCAGAAGCCAGTCCTGCTGCTACGCCTACTAGATTTTGTTCAGCAATGCCAACCTCTACAATCTGATTTGGATATTTCTGTCCAAATGGAACGAGTTTCCCCGAACCGCGGGAGTCACTCGTTACGGCAATGATCGATGGGTCCGCAGCAGCTAAGTTTTCAAGGGTTTCAGCAAAAATTTCTTGGTTTGCTCTACCCATTTTTAAATTTTTATTTACAATTTTATCCAGTTCCATGATCTATGAGATTAATGCCTCAGCCGCGTCTAGTTCTGATATAGCCAATTCGTATTGTTCGGGGCTTGGGACGCCATGGTGCCATTTCAAAACGCTTTCCATATAACTCACCCCTTTTCCTTTGACTGTATGGGCAATGATGAAATTTGGTTTACCAATATTGTATGGGCCATTGTTTAATGCTTCTGTCAGTTCTTTTAAATTATGACCATCAACCTCTTTCACAGACCAACCAAAAGCTTCTAATTTTTCCTGAAGGGAATCAGTATTCATTACTTCCTGATTTGAACCGGTGATTTGCTGTTTGTTATTGTCCAAAATCGCGTATAGGTTGTCCAATTTATAATGCGATGCGGAAAGAAATGCTTCCCAGTTGGAGCCTTCAGGCAATTCACCATCTCCTAAAAGCGTAAATACCCGGTGTTGCTTTTTGTCCAGTTTGGCTGCAATAGCCTCTCCGACGCAGATTGGTAAAC
Protein-coding sequences here:
- a CDS encoding apiosidase-like domain-containing protein, giving the protein MIPIKHLGYALFLLLISVNVFAQAPWESHGPLEVASNGHYIAHEDGTPFLWIADTGWGLFQQLTREEVDMYLDHRQKTGFNVIQTVAFWYPHGGGIDSGPHNAANAYGHRPFTGGEDAPNTSEPLIVAGGSTEAPNDYWDHADYIIQAVKKRNMYLALLPNWGRAYISSQFGGAHTEFTIQEAKDYGSFLGKRYQNEPHILWVLGGDAKGLYKEGEKTFDSRSIFRAMAEGIVYGVTGQSPKWNEPNPAWKKVFITYHPDGDATINSSNWFHEDAWLTANGVEVWKEVEKVYSSMLREYNLDNPKKPSLFLEGSYEFGAYGHDCGWITPVRLRRQVYHTFFAGGAGHTYGAGPIWPMRGNRGSYSCGYTWQQALDFPGAVQFAQLAKKFLIDHQWAEWIPDQSILRGSESEGESLKTAVKLDNGEMLLVYFSNISQATVKNILSKSAEAKWFDPNEGREAKAEAFKPGELRKITPPSAWEDAILVLKAKE
- a CDS encoding DUF1593 domain-containing protein, producing the protein MKNKLKIQLAITALLALGFSNLIAQNKAVEKTRVIVTSDGEIDDQCSIVRFLYYVNEWDVEGIITSSSQYHWHGHKWPGDDWIEPYLDAYEKDYPNLVKHDPEFPTAAFLRERTLLGNVKTEGEMTEVTAGSSHIVKVLLDETDDRPIWIQAWGGTNTIARALKTIEENHPEKMKYVANKIRLYLIWEQDITFQEYIRPHWGKYNIPTIISDQFEAIAYRWAKVQPKEMLPYFEGPWMKANILENHGALAALYPAMENGDFRSEGDSPAFLHTIPTGLRSLESPGYGGWGGRFVKVRENTWLDPVPVSGYQYPEGRWYGSNGWGRQSLREGSKATPAQRHEYFKPMWRWSDAMQNDFAARADWAVKSYEEANHEPEVILKHKDDLSLKAGAKVKLDASLSTDPDKDQLNFKWWKHQEASTYPESIAIRNSESEKTTFTIPENASKGQTIHIVCEVSDNGTPKLTRYRRIIITVK
- a CDS encoding FGGY family carbohydrate kinase translates to MSYILAIDQGTSSTKTIVFDEQGKALHKETAPLKTHYLDGNRVEQEPEEIYQNILNSIGKCLEGFKAKNGDLSKIKACGISNQRETFVLWNKAGEALYNAVVWQCKRSVPVCERLKSEGLAPKINQKTGLIIDPYFSGTKVIWLYENEPKIKQAIDNEEAFFGTIDTWLLYKLTKGQSYLTDYTNASRTLFFDLNKLCWDKELLEDFGLSKLNLPIVKPSSFHFGDTNFEGLIDHSVSISAMIGDSHAAAFGEGCFDQGSAKATLGTGSSILMNIGSKPKTSQYGMVTTICWSTEDRVDYALEGIIVSAGATIEWVKNQLGLFENAADLEEICYSLPDNGGVYIVPAFSGLGAPHWDMKRKASIEGLSFDSTKNHVIRAAVESVPYQIKDVISAMEADSGTPLSELKIDGGITANKFVLQFLADLLERKVTNIAIADVSALGAAYLAGLQSKIYKSLEQLQGFNQTANSTLAGDGRYKAKQAYKGWKNVIG
- a CDS encoding ABC transporter permease — its product is MISIKKNLNIAQFQSLIALFILCLALALMTDNFMTTDNFWNVMRQISVNVCISVGMTLVILTAGIDLSVGSILAFCGAVTAGLLSNGISIPAINLFIGFTVLGAVLAGLLVGGGLGFINGYAITKFKVPPFVATLAMLTMARGFTMLWTKGHPISGLGETFGFLGTGWFLGIPMPVWISGIVVVTAIVLTGKTRFGRYIYAIGGNENASLLSGIPIAKVKMWVYALAGILAAVGGILVTARLDSAQPNAGFSYELDAIAAVVIGGTSLSGGRGTILGTVLGAIIIGVLNNGLILMSVSPFWQQVIKGLVILLAVIIDKSNQKSE
- a CDS encoding sugar ABC transporter ATP-binding protein encodes the protein MTALLEVRQITKKFSGVTALSQVDLRLEGGKVTALIGENGAGKSTLLKIMSGIHTDYEGDILFKGQEIKFSRPKDAQDMGISIIHQELNLIPYLTVAQNIFLGRELVNAFGFLDRDKMIRKTKELLERLKLEVEPTANVSTLRVGQQQIVEIAKALLTESSVVFMDEPTSAIGESETAVLFEIINKLKAEGKAIVYISHKLEELFALADNFVVLRDGKVVGQGEVSAISRPMLINMMAGRSVNVIKKSNKKSSEEKVLQVKNLQLTNPDNPSRPLLNNIHFDLHNGEVLGIYGLMGAGRTELCESLFGLHHRRMTGSIELEGKEMLFKNPIMAIEAGMALVPEDRKKDGIVPNMSVGKNLSLSVMEQVSSYGFLNTALQTKLYDKYVASLKIKVHSEEQLIKNLSGGNQQKVILGKWIARSPKVLMLDEPTRGIDINAKNEIYELISQLSQSGISILVVSSEIPEILAISDRILVMAEGEISAQFSSEDATENNIMNACIPENLNQ
- a CDS encoding DUF2291 domain-containing protein — encoded protein: MNRKAIKYSIGILVIGLLGYNSVYFQPMDKKLADGNEISFDANAYVNGIWSNELRMVYKDAPDIALLIESLEQNTVAAFETYGYALGIGNIGYFRVKGEGLVTAVNNNNVLLQVGSHVIEVETEFVYGNAIRDASGLVKLNDYDNSSDFNSISESINEKIRKELIPEFRSKVKTGDKVRFEGAIELNKAHLKLSRIEVIPITLQITE
- a CDS encoding D-ribose ABC transporter substrate-binding protein, with product MLCFFAIALILNGCGGPDERALNQPKKVAVIVSTLNNPWFVVLAETAADRATELGFEATIFDSQNNTALETDHFENAVSSGYDAILFNPTDADGSIANVRIAKEKGVPVFCMDREINATDAATSQILSDSYAGCVAIGKYFVEKLNKKGKYVEILGLVGDNNTWSRSKGFHSVVDNYPELQMVAQQNADFDRNKAMEVMESILQVHPDIKGVFCGNDAMAMGAYQALVSSGKADQVMVFGFDGASDVINSIRDKKILATGMQFPKLIARTAAEYAQSYFDGKRDFAQKVPVTVEMVNQENVKDYQAYGSK
- a CDS encoding transketolase family protein translates to MELDKIVNKNLKMGRANQEIFAETLENLAAADPSIIAVTSDSRGSGKLVPFGQKYPNQIVEVGIAEQNLVGVAAGLASAGKKPFAVSPACFLTARALEQIKNDVAYSDNPVKLVGISAGVSYGALGTTHHSLHDFAVLRAINNITIVVPADNFETEQAVRLAANLKQPIYLRFGKKSVPFLSEENQTFEFGKGRVIREGTDLTIIANGETVQHAWQAAEVLEQQHGITTKVISMHTIKPLDTELLDDLAKAGKPIITVEEHMVNGGLGEACASYLFQQGARNPFHIMGIPDEYTVTGSQNDIFKHYGISCDGIVAKAVLVLKN
- a CDS encoding transketolase translates to MSDKELEKKSVFLRKNILKYIYKAKAGHTGGSLSCVDILNVLYNKVLNVDIENFRNPDRDRYIQSKGHCVEALFVTLADRGFFPESDLETLCQYQSHYIGHPTKKVNGVEQNTGALGHGLPICVGEAIAAKLDKKQHRVFTLLGDGELPEGSNWEAFLSASHYKLDNLYAILDNNKQQITGSNQEVMNTDSLQEKLEAFGWSVKEVDGHNLKELTEALNNGPYNIGKPNFIIAHTVKGKGVSYMESVLKWHHGVPSPEQYELAISELDAAEALIS